From Triticum urartu cultivar G1812 chromosome 2, Tu2.1, whole genome shotgun sequence, a single genomic window includes:
- the LOC125539768 gene encoding polyamine oxidase 3 isoform X2: MKEDISIAKAIAIVLERNPHLRQEGIAHDVLQWYLCRMEGWFATDADAISLQCWDQEVLLPGGHGLMVRGYRPVINTLAKGLDIRLGHRVVEIVRHWNRVEVTVSNGKTFVADAAVITVPLGVLKSNTIKFEPRLPEWKEEAIRELSVGVENKIVLHFSEVFWPNVEFLGVVSSTTYGCSYFLNLHKATGHAVLVYMPAGRLACDIEKMSDEAAAQFAFSQLKKILPNAAEPLNYLVSHWGSDENTLGSYTFDGVGKPRDLYEKLRIPVDNLFFAGEATSVQYTGTVHGAFSTGEMAAEECRMRVLEKFRELDMLEMCHPMAEQTATVSVPLLISRL, from the exons ATGAAGGAAGATATTTCTATAGCTAAGGCCATTGCAATTGTTTTGGAGAGAAATCCACACTTGAG GCAAGAAGGGATTGCACATGATGTTCTCCAGTGGTATTTGTGCCGCATGGAGGGTTGGTTTGCTACTGATGCGGATGCCATCTCGCTCCAGTGTTGGGACCAG GAAGTTCTTCTTCCTGGTGGCCATGGTCTCATGGTTCGTGGATATCGTCCAGTTATAAATACTTTGGCAAAAGGTCTAGATATACGCCTTGGTCACAG GGTTGTTGAAATTGTTCGGCACTGGAATAGAGTAGAGGTTACTGTAAGCAATGGTAAAACATTTGTTGCGGATGCTGCAGTCATCACCGTTCCCTTGGGTGTTCTTAAATCAAACACCATTAAGTTTGAGCCGAGGCTCCCGGAATGGAAGGAGGAAGCGATAAGAGAACTGTCAGTTGGAGTTGAGAACAAAATAGTTCTCCACTTCAGTGAGGTTTTCTGGCCTAACGTGGAGTTCCTCGGAGTAGTTTCATCCACCACATATGGCTGCAGCTATTTCCTCAACCTTCACAAGGCAACAGGGCATGCTGTTCTTGTTTACATGCCTGCAGGCCGGCTTGCTTGTGACATTGAAAAGATGTCGGATGAGGCTGCTGCTCAATTTGCcttttcccagttgaagaagatcCTCCCTAATGCAGCTGAGCCG CTTAACTACCTGGTGTCACACTGGGGCTCAGACGAGAACACGCTTGGTTCCTACACCTTTGACGGGGTAGGCAAGCCGCGCGACCTGTACGAGAAGCTCCGCATCCCCGTCGACAACCTATTCTTTGCCGGGGAGGCCACGAGCGTCCAGTACACGGGCACGGTGCACGGCGCCTTCTCCACGGGGGAGATGGCGGCCGAGGAGTGCCGGATGAGGGTCCTGGAGAAGTTCAGGGAGCTGGACATGCTGGAGATGTGCCACCCGATGGCCGAGCAAACGGCCACCGTCTCCGTCCCGCTGCTCATCTCCCGGCTGTAA
- the LOC125539768 gene encoding polyamine oxidase 3 isoform X1: MANNNSSYGENVSRKSHTPSAIVIGGGFAGIAAANALRNASFEVVLLESRDRIGGRVHTDYSFGFPVDLGASWLHGVCEENPLAPIIGRLGLPLYRTSGDDSVLFDHDLESYALYDTNGSQVPQEFVEKIGKVFEAILEETGKLREEMKEDISIAKAIAIVLERNPHLRQEGIAHDVLQWYLCRMEGWFATDADAISLQCWDQEVLLPGGHGLMVRGYRPVINTLAKGLDIRLGHRVVEIVRHWNRVEVTVSNGKTFVADAAVITVPLGVLKSNTIKFEPRLPEWKEEAIRELSVGVENKIVLHFSEVFWPNVEFLGVVSSTTYGCSYFLNLHKATGHAVLVYMPAGRLACDIEKMSDEAAAQFAFSQLKKILPNAAEPLNYLVSHWGSDENTLGSYTFDGVGKPRDLYEKLRIPVDNLFFAGEATSVQYTGTVHGAFSTGEMAAEECRMRVLEKFRELDMLEMCHPMAEQTATVSVPLLISRL, encoded by the exons ATGGCGAACAACAACA gCTCATACGGTGAAAATGTCAGTAGAAAATCCCACACGCCTTCTGCTATTGTTATTGGTGGTGGGTTTGCAGGCATTGCTGCTGCAAATGCGCTCAGGAATGCGTCCTTCGAG GTCGTTCTTCTGGAATCCCGTGACCGGATAGGTGGCCGAGTTCACACTGACTACTCTTTTGGGTTTCCTGTTGATCTTGGGGCATCTTG GCTTCATGGTGTTTGTGAAGAAAATCCCCTGGCACCGATCATTGGAAGACTCGGGCTTCCACTGTACCGCACCAGTGGAGATGACTCTGTCCTTTTCGACCATGATCTCGAGAG TTATGCACTTTATGACACTAATGGCTCTCAAGTCCCACAAGAGTTTGTAGAAAAGATAGGGAAAGTGTTTGAGGCTATACTGGAAGAG ACTGGCAAATTAAGGGAAGAAATGAAGGAAGATATTTCTATAGCTAAGGCCATTGCAATTGTTTTGGAGAGAAATCCACACTTGAG GCAAGAAGGGATTGCACATGATGTTCTCCAGTGGTATTTGTGCCGCATGGAGGGTTGGTTTGCTACTGATGCGGATGCCATCTCGCTCCAGTGTTGGGACCAG GAAGTTCTTCTTCCTGGTGGCCATGGTCTCATGGTTCGTGGATATCGTCCAGTTATAAATACTTTGGCAAAAGGTCTAGATATACGCCTTGGTCACAG GGTTGTTGAAATTGTTCGGCACTGGAATAGAGTAGAGGTTACTGTAAGCAATGGTAAAACATTTGTTGCGGATGCTGCAGTCATCACCGTTCCCTTGGGTGTTCTTAAATCAAACACCATTAAGTTTGAGCCGAGGCTCCCGGAATGGAAGGAGGAAGCGATAAGAGAACTGTCAGTTGGAGTTGAGAACAAAATAGTTCTCCACTTCAGTGAGGTTTTCTGGCCTAACGTGGAGTTCCTCGGAGTAGTTTCATCCACCACATATGGCTGCAGCTATTTCCTCAACCTTCACAAGGCAACAGGGCATGCTGTTCTTGTTTACATGCCTGCAGGCCGGCTTGCTTGTGACATTGAAAAGATGTCGGATGAGGCTGCTGCTCAATTTGCcttttcccagttgaagaagatcCTCCCTAATGCAGCTGAGCCG CTTAACTACCTGGTGTCACACTGGGGCTCAGACGAGAACACGCTTGGTTCCTACACCTTTGACGGGGTAGGCAAGCCGCGCGACCTGTACGAGAAGCTCCGCATCCCCGTCGACAACCTATTCTTTGCCGGGGAGGCCACGAGCGTCCAGTACACGGGCACGGTGCACGGCGCCTTCTCCACGGGGGAGATGGCGGCCGAGGAGTGCCGGATGAGGGTCCTGGAGAAGTTCAGGGAGCTGGACATGCTGGAGATGTGCCACCCGATGGCCGAGCAAACGGCCACCGTCTCCGTCCCGCTGCTCATCTCCCGGCTGTAA